One Comamonas endophytica DNA window includes the following coding sequences:
- a CDS encoding Dam family site-specific DNA-(adenine-N6)-methyltransferase has protein sequence MRSIAPLDFGRYLEPFAGSAVLFFEILPARAVLGDLNPEIFATYSAIRDNPLDVLYYLSSIPQTSEAYYTLRAVDPSSLTRVQRAARLIYLMKSCFNGVYRTNRQGIFNVPLGSKFFSLPDEKNLQAASKALQKVELVCGDFEETLVYASSGDFVYLDPPYSDATRFRGEYSYKGAFHSADLERLVNSCKTLTDNGVRVLLSFKECEAVMDVLSGWSFKHLDVNRSVAGFARSRRSAREILAYNY, from the coding sequence TTGCGCTCCATCGCCCCGCTGGATTTTGGTAGGTATCTTGAACCCTTCGCAGGCTCTGCAGTACTGTTTTTTGAGATCTTACCTGCGCGTGCAGTACTAGGTGACTTAAACCCGGAAATTTTTGCAACTTATTCCGCAATTAGAGACAACCCCCTGGATGTACTCTATTATTTGAGCTCAATACCGCAGACCAGTGAGGCGTACTACACCTTGCGAGCAGTTGATCCATCCAGTTTGACAAGAGTTCAACGCGCGGCAAGGTTAATATATTTGATGAAATCCTGCTTCAATGGGGTTTATAGAACAAACCGCCAAGGAATTTTTAATGTGCCACTAGGTAGCAAGTTTTTTTCTCTTCCAGATGAAAAAAATCTGCAAGCAGCTTCCAAGGCTTTGCAAAAAGTTGAACTTGTCTGCGGCGATTTTGAAGAAACTCTTGTTTATGCATCGAGTGGTGATTTCGTTTATTTAGATCCTCCCTACAGCGATGCTACTAGATTTCGCGGAGAATATAGCTATAAAGGAGCTTTTCATTCTGCTGATCTAGAAAGACTGGTGAATTCTTGCAAGACATTGACTGATAATGGCGTTCGAGTCCTTCTTTCATTCAAGGAGTGTGAGGCAGTTATGGACGTACTTAGCGGCTGGTCATTCAAGCATCTCGATGTAAATCGGAGCGTTGCCGGGTT